Proteins from one Mucilaginibacter jinjuensis genomic window:
- the rfaE2 gene encoding D-glycero-beta-D-manno-heptose 1-phosphate adenylyltransferase, whose amino-acid sequence MQHIESTLVNKINSLPELLQKVAQWKAEGQKLVFTNGVFDLIHTGHITYLAQAAELGHKLIIGLNSDASVKRLKGESRPVNNQDSRALLLSAFFYIDAIVVFEEDTPANLINAVMPDVLVKGGDYTIENIVGANEVMANGGEVKTINFVEGYSSTSIINKIRSHSS is encoded by the coding sequence ATGCAGCATATCGAAAGCACATTAGTCAATAAGATAAACAGCCTACCAGAGCTGCTGCAAAAAGTAGCGCAATGGAAAGCCGAAGGGCAAAAACTAGTGTTTACCAATGGCGTTTTCGATCTCATCCATACCGGCCATATCACCTATTTGGCACAGGCTGCAGAGCTGGGACATAAGCTCATCATCGGCCTAAATTCAGACGCTTCGGTAAAAAGGTTAAAGGGCGAAAGCAGGCCGGTTAACAACCAGGATAGCCGGGCGCTATTGTTAAGCGCTTTCTTTTATATAGATGCCATCGTTGTTTTTGAAGAAGACACCCCCGCCAACCTCATCAACGCGGTAATGCCCGATGTGCTGGTTAAAGGAGGCGATTACACCATCGAAAATATTGTGGGCGCAAACGAGGTGATGGCTAATGGTGGTGAGGTAAAAACTATTAATTTTGTGGAGGGGTACTCGTCTACCTCTATTATCAACAAAATCAGGAGCCACAGTTCCTGA
- the rfaE1 gene encoding D-glycero-beta-D-manno-heptose-7-phosphate kinase, translating into MLLEKVNHIKQTQQQPKVLVIGDLMIDQYIWGEATRLSPEAPVPVVNVKRETTTLGGAANVAQNLLALGAKVTLSGVIGNDVAGEELLIILEKQGVDTGAIFKDDTRPTTLKTRVLAGNHQLVRIDREVTNPINPDLEEQAFGVLQAQISEADIVLFSDYNKGFFAPALTQRLIKAANEQGKKVIVDPKGLDYSKYKGAFIIKPNRKELAEAAKSEKIHNLADLQKAGKAIFAETGVEYLIVTLSEEGMVILDELAYKLLPVKATEVFDVTGAGDTVLATIAYFIAQGLEVEEACELANHAAAIVIRHVGNATASVDSIITDIQNSTI; encoded by the coding sequence ATGCTTTTAGAGAAAGTTAACCACATTAAGCAAACCCAACAGCAACCCAAAGTGCTGGTTATAGGCGACCTGATGATTGATCAGTATATCTGGGGCGAGGCCACACGCCTTTCGCCCGAGGCGCCCGTGCCTGTGGTTAATGTAAAACGCGAAACTACCACACTTGGCGGTGCTGCCAACGTAGCCCAAAACTTATTGGCTCTCGGTGCCAAAGTTACCTTGAGCGGCGTAATAGGTAATGATGTAGCAGGCGAAGAATTACTGATCATCTTAGAAAAGCAAGGTGTTGATACAGGAGCTATCTTCAAAGATGATACCCGCCCAACCACACTTAAAACACGTGTACTTGCAGGCAACCACCAACTGGTGCGCATCGACCGAGAGGTGACTAATCCTATCAATCCTGACCTGGAAGAACAAGCTTTCGGCGTTTTGCAAGCACAGATCAGCGAAGCCGACATTGTACTTTTTTCAGACTATAATAAAGGTTTCTTCGCGCCAGCCTTAACCCAACGCCTAATTAAGGCAGCGAACGAGCAGGGTAAAAAAGTAATTGTTGATCCCAAAGGATTGGATTATTCTAAATATAAAGGTGCATTCATTATCAAACCCAACCGTAAAGAACTGGCCGAGGCGGCAAAATCTGAAAAGATCCATAACCTTGCCGATCTGCAAAAAGCAGGTAAAGCTATCTTTGCCGAAACCGGGGTTGAGTACCTTATCGTAACCCTGTCCGAAGAAGGGATGGTTATTTTAGATGAACTTGCCTATAAACTACTCCCTGTAAAAGCTACCGAAGTGTTCGATGTAACCGGTGCAGGTGATACCGTACTGGCAACTATAGCGTACTTTATAGCCCAGGGTCTCGAAGTGGAAGAAGCCTGCGAACTGGCTAACCATGCCGCCGCAATTGTGATCCGCCATGTGGGTAATGCAACGGCTTCGGTAGATAGTATTATCACAGACATTCAAAATTCAACAATTTAA
- a CDS encoding DNA polymerase/3'-5' exonuclease PolX: protein MENKPIARTLRLLSQLMELHDENPFKIKSIANAAFKVDKLPFPIAGKSLAEMEKIDGLGKSTAAKIAELLEKGSITDLTDLLAATPEGIVEMLGIKGIGPKKIGVIWHDLGIENIGELLYACNENRLIEAKGFGLKTQEEIRKVLEFRMASNGSFLYAQVEPEAEELMNQIKAFMPGALIEFSGQYRRRNDIINELSIVIGTRDAEIGIDALKGAGLLQNLKVDDCRLNGELENGLLVELICVPKNKYFRELFIQTGTEEHVEAVFARITDDIDQPTSEEIIYEKAGLPWIHPEQREGADILNITTEVKLITLGDLKGSLHNHSTWSDGVNTLEEMALYCRDQLKLQYLGISDHSKSAFYAKGLSIERVLEQHKEIDQLNKKLENFHIFKGIEADILYDGSLDYPDEILKTFDFIVASVHSNLKMDEAKATERLIKAIENPYTTILGHPTGRLLLTRKGYDIDYKKVIDACAANNVVIEINSNPLRLDLDWRWQSYALNKGVMLSINPDAHRNEGFHDMKYGVLVGRKGGLTKEHCLNAMDLAQITEVFNNKKPKA from the coding sequence ATGGAAAATAAACCAATAGCACGTACACTAAGGTTGCTTTCGCAGCTGATGGAATTGCATGACGAAAATCCGTTTAAGATTAAGTCTATTGCCAACGCCGCTTTTAAAGTTGATAAGCTACCCTTCCCTATAGCCGGCAAAAGCCTGGCCGAAATGGAAAAGATTGATGGCCTGGGCAAAAGCACCGCTGCTAAAATTGCCGAATTACTGGAGAAAGGTTCGATCACTGATTTAACCGACCTGCTGGCTGCTACGCCCGAAGGTATTGTAGAAATGCTGGGCATTAAAGGCATCGGCCCAAAAAAGATCGGTGTGATATGGCACGATCTGGGAATCGAAAATATTGGTGAGCTATTATACGCCTGTAACGAGAACCGCCTGATAGAGGCCAAAGGCTTTGGTTTAAAAACCCAGGAAGAGATCCGCAAGGTGTTGGAATTTCGTATGGCCAGCAATGGCAGTTTCCTGTATGCGCAGGTTGAGCCAGAGGCCGAGGAGCTGATGAACCAGATCAAAGCCTTTATGCCAGGTGCGCTGATTGAGTTTTCGGGACAATACCGCCGCCGCAATGATATAATTAATGAATTATCCATTGTTATCGGTACCCGCGATGCGGAAATTGGTATCGATGCTTTAAAAGGTGCAGGTTTACTGCAAAATTTAAAAGTTGACGATTGTCGCCTGAACGGTGAACTGGAAAACGGCCTGCTGGTTGAGCTAATCTGCGTGCCGAAAAACAAATATTTCAGAGAGTTATTTATCCAAACCGGTACAGAAGAACATGTGGAAGCAGTTTTCGCCCGGATTACGGATGACATAGATCAACCTACAAGCGAAGAGATCATTTATGAGAAAGCCGGCCTGCCCTGGATCCATCCCGAGCAGCGCGAAGGCGCTGATATATTAAATATCACCACCGAAGTTAAGCTGATTACCTTGGGCGATCTGAAAGGTTCGCTCCACAACCACAGTACCTGGAGCGATGGTGTAAATACACTGGAAGAAATGGCCCTGTACTGCCGCGACCAGCTAAAACTGCAATACCTGGGTATCAGTGACCACAGCAAGAGTGCCTTTTACGCCAAAGGCCTCAGCATTGAGCGCGTTCTGGAACAACATAAGGAGATAGATCAGCTCAACAAAAAGCTGGAGAACTTCCATATATTTAAAGGTATAGAGGCTGACATCTTATATGATGGCTCGCTGGATTACCCGGATGAGATCCTGAAAACCTTTGATTTCATTGTGGCTTCTGTGCACTCTAACCTAAAAATGGATGAGGCAAAGGCTACCGAGCGTTTAATCAAAGCCATCGAAAACCCGTATACTACCATACTGGGCCACCCAACCGGCAGGCTGTTGCTTACCCGCAAGGGATACGATATTGATTATAAAAAAGTGATCGATGCCTGTGCAGCCAATAATGTAGTGATCGAGATTAACTCAAATCCGCTGCGACTTGATCTTGATTGGCGCTGGCAAAGTTATGCACTTAATAAAGGTGTAATGCTTTCCATCAACCCGGATGCCCACCGTAACGAAGGTTTTCATGATATGAAATACGGTGTACTGGTTGGCCGTAAAGGCGGACTAACAAAAGAACATTGCCTCAATGCGATGGACTTAGCCCAGATCACCGAAGTATTTAATAATAAAAAGCCGAAAGCTTAG
- the sppA gene encoding signal peptide peptidase SppA: MKQFFKFVLATIVGLIFAGIILVLILIGIVASASGDKNVTVESNSVLNISIDHPITERTPNNPLAGLSFLGFDTDKSIGLNDILANIKKAKTDDNIKGIYLSESYMLSGQATTEEIRKALIDFKKSGKFIVAYGEIYTQSFYYLASVADKVYINPKGMFDFSGFSSQITFLKGTLDKLGIEAQVIKVGTYKSAVEPFILTKMSDANREQVTSYMGSLYDYFLTGIANSRHLNVDTLKDIANNMKIQYPEDALKYKLVDGLKYKDEILDDLKDRTGISHKKDVKSVSIDDYTKSEGDKKDDEGSSDRRVAIIYASGEIGGGDGDDNSIGSDKISAAIRKVRLDNKVKAVVLRVNSPGGSSIASAVIWREVMLTKKVKPVIVSMGDYAASGGYYISCAADSIIAEPNTITGSIGIFSILPNMQKFFNDKLGVTFDGVKTGKFSDLGDISRPLSPEEHLILQNQVNRGYDEFTKAVADGRHKTQAYINSIGQGRVWTGTQALKLGLVDRLGNINDAITCAAKKANVKDYKLVAYPEQKSIFSKFGSGLSTEMKTRAIQSELGENFKYYEQVKGLQSMMRNPQARMPYNIVIK, from the coding sequence ATGAAACAATTTTTCAAATTTGTATTAGCCACAATAGTCGGGCTTATTTTTGCAGGCATCATTTTAGTTTTAATACTAATTGGTATCGTGGCATCAGCCAGTGGCGATAAAAATGTTACCGTTGAGAGCAACTCTGTACTCAATATCTCTATCGACCATCCTATTACCGAACGCACCCCCAATAACCCGTTGGCAGGTTTAAGCTTCCTGGGTTTCGATACCGATAAATCAATAGGGTTAAACGACATCCTGGCCAACATTAAAAAAGCCAAAACCGACGATAACATTAAAGGTATTTATCTGAGCGAAAGCTATATGCTATCTGGTCAGGCCACTACCGAAGAGATCCGCAAGGCATTGATCGACTTTAAAAAATCGGGCAAGTTCATTGTAGCCTACGGCGAAATCTATACACAAAGCTTTTACTACCTGGCTTCAGTAGCCGATAAAGTATATATCAACCCTAAAGGGATGTTTGATTTTAGCGGCTTCAGCTCACAGATCACCTTCCTGAAAGGTACGCTGGATAAACTGGGCATCGAAGCACAGGTTATTAAAGTAGGTACTTACAAAAGTGCTGTTGAACCTTTTATCCTCACCAAAATGAGTGATGCCAACCGCGAGCAGGTTACCTCGTACATGGGTTCGTTGTACGATTACTTTTTAACAGGCATTGCCAACAGCCGCCACTTAAATGTGGATACGCTGAAAGATATTGCCAACAACATGAAAATTCAGTATCCCGAGGATGCCTTGAAATATAAACTGGTTGACGGCCTTAAATATAAAGACGAAATACTGGACGACCTGAAAGACCGTACCGGCATCAGCCATAAAAAAGATGTTAAAAGTGTAAGCATTGATGATTACACCAAGAGCGAAGGCGACAAGAAGGACGATGAAGGCTCTTCAGACCGCCGTGTGGCTATCATTTACGCCTCGGGCGAAATAGGTGGCGGCGATGGCGATGATAACAGCATCGGTTCTGATAAAATTTCTGCCGCTATCCGCAAAGTACGTCTGGATAATAAAGTTAAAGCCGTTGTATTGCGTGTTAACTCACCGGGTGGCAGCTCAATTGCATCGGCTGTGATCTGGCGCGAAGTTATGCTGACCAAGAAAGTTAAACCGGTTATCGTTTCTATGGGCGATTACGCAGCTTCTGGCGGTTATTACATCTCATGCGCTGCCGATAGCATTATTGCCGAGCCGAATACCATTACAGGTTCAATAGGCATCTTCTCTATCCTGCCTAACATGCAGAAATTCTTTAACGATAAATTGGGTGTTACGTTTGATGGTGTAAAAACCGGTAAGTTCTCAGATCTGGGCGATATCAGCCGTCCGCTTAGTCCCGAAGAGCATTTGATCCTGCAAAACCAGGTGAACCGTGGTTACGATGAGTTTACCAAAGCCGTAGCTGATGGTCGCCACAAAACACAAGCCTACATCAACAGCATTGGCCAGGGCCGCGTGTGGACTGGTACCCAAGCCTTAAAATTGGGTTTGGTTGACCGCCTGGGTAACATCAATGACGCTATTACCTGCGCTGCTAAAAAAGCCAACGTAAAAGATTACAAGCTGGTAGCCTACCCAGAGCAGAAAAGCATATTCAGCAAATTTGGCAGCGGTTTAAGCACCGAGATGAAAACCCGCGCCATCCAATCAGAACTGGGCGAAAACTTTAAATATTACGAGCAGGTAAAAGGCTTACAAAGTATGATGCGTAACCCGCAAGCACGTATGCCTTACAACATTGTTATTAAGTAA
- the folK gene encoding 2-amino-4-hydroxy-6-hydroxymethyldihydropteridine diphosphokinase gives MINVFLLLGSNLGDRQLFLKQAIKGIENMAEVVQVSSVYETEAWGVEGQPNYLNQVVLVKTDMLPRAMLKKLLDLEKALGRKRTEKWGSRTIDIDILFFGEMIINDDPELIIPHPRLHERRFTLEPLGELDNQFVHPVLKKTILQLKNELTDSLIVKKL, from the coding sequence ATGATTAATGTTTTTTTGTTATTGGGAAGTAACCTGGGCGACAGGCAACTTTTTCTGAAACAGGCCATTAAGGGCATAGAAAATATGGCCGAAGTTGTACAGGTATCATCTGTATACGAAACCGAAGCATGGGGAGTAGAAGGGCAGCCAAATTATCTTAACCAGGTTGTTTTAGTGAAAACTGATATGCTGCCACGTGCTATGCTGAAGAAACTATTGGACCTGGAGAAAGCACTGGGGCGCAAGCGGACTGAAAAATGGGGATCGCGCACTATTGATATTGACATCCTTTTCTTCGGCGAGATGATTATAAATGATGACCCGGAGCTGATAATTCCACACCCAAGATTGCACGAAAGAAGGTTTACTTTAGAGCCTTTAGGAGAATTGGACAACCAATTTGTCCATCCTGTGTTAAAAAAGACTATTTTACAGCTTAAAAATGAGCTTACAGATAGCTTGATTGTGAAAAAATTATAA
- a CDS encoding Hpt domain-containing protein → MADNQDLDLTFLYEIADGSNEFIVESIDMFMQQSPELLHLIDTAITAGDWPAAASSAHKLKPNLGFFGMIDSQSAMQEIEHLAKTGAPDVHDITTRFNEVRSVITGNLRKLQQIKTEAASQL, encoded by the coding sequence ATGGCTGATAACCAAGACCTTGACTTGACCTTTTTATACGAAATAGCCGACGGCAGCAACGAGTTTATTGTAGAATCGATAGATATGTTTATGCAGCAGTCGCCAGAGCTATTACACCTGATAGATACCGCCATTACAGCAGGCGATTGGCCAGCGGCTGCCTCATCTGCACATAAGTTAAAACCGAACCTTGGTTTCTTTGGTATGATCGACAGCCAGTCGGCCATGCAGGAGATTGAGCACCTGGCCAAAACCGGCGCACCGGATGTACACGATATTACTACCCGTTTTAATGAAGTAAGAAGTGTAATTACAGGAAACCTGCGTAAACTACAGCAAATAAAAACAGAGGCTGCGTCGCAGCTTTAG
- the purS gene encoding phosphoribosylformylglycinamidine synthase subunit PurS: MTKFQAEIDVMPKKEILDPQGKAVSGSMKNLGLSEIDNIRIGKHITLEIDAENAEVAHAKVEQACKSLLANLIMESYTFEIKAI, translated from the coding sequence ATGACAAAGTTCCAGGCCGAAATCGACGTAATGCCAAAAAAAGAAATTCTTGACCCACAAGGAAAAGCAGTTTCAGGAAGTATGAAAAACCTTGGCTTGTCTGAGATCGATAATATCCGTATCGGCAAACACATTACTTTAGAGATCGATGCAGAAAATGCAGAGGTAGCCCACGCTAAAGTAGAACAAGCTTGCAAAAGCTTATTAGCTAACCTGATTATGGAAAGCTATACCTTCGAAATAAAAGCTATTTAA
- the pssA gene encoding CDP-diacylglycerol--serine O-phosphatidyltransferase, with product MKQRVRKHLPNAITCFNLFSGCVGIVFAFQDNLVVAAYCIFLSAIFDFFDGLASRVLQSFSGIGKDLDSLADMVSFGVLPSVILYELFLQAPQIEHISNFLNFIAFLLPVFSALRLAKFNIDTRQAENFIGLPTPANAILIASFPLILREHNLIFTDYILNPYFLSCFVLIMCALLVAEMPLMSLKFKNRDFNKNIFRYLLLLFSAILILFFKFAAIPVVILMYITLSVIQFRFIPK from the coding sequence ATGAAACAACGAGTTAGAAAACACTTACCCAACGCCATTACCTGTTTTAATTTATTCAGTGGATGCGTAGGTATTGTATTTGCCTTTCAGGACAACCTGGTGGTGGCTGCCTATTGCATTTTCCTGTCGGCCATATTCGATTTTTTCGACGGACTGGCTTCACGTGTACTCCAATCATTTTCTGGTATAGGTAAAGATCTTGATTCACTTGCCGATATGGTAAGCTTCGGTGTTTTACCTTCAGTTATCCTGTACGAACTGTTTTTACAGGCTCCGCAGATTGAGCATATCAGCAACTTCTTAAACTTTATTGCCTTCTTATTACCCGTATTCTCGGCTTTAAGGCTGGCTAAGTTTAATATTGATACCCGCCAGGCCGAAAACTTTATCGGTTTACCAACGCCGGCTAATGCTATATTAATAGCATCATTCCCATTAATACTGCGTGAGCATAATTTAATCTTTACAGATTATATCCTCAACCCTTACTTCTTATCATGCTTTGTGCTGATAATGTGCGCTTTACTGGTTGCAGAGATGCCGCTGATGTCGCTTAAATTTAAGAACCGCGATTTCAATAAAAATATATTCAGGTATTTACTGCTGTTATTTTCGGCTATTCTGATTCTATTTTTTAAATTTGCTGCAATTCCGGTGGTTATCTTGATGTATATCACCCTATCAGTAATTCAATTCAGATTTATACCCAAATGA
- the rho gene encoding transcription termination factor Rho — protein sequence MSDTIELNDKLVSELRLMAKSMGISEADELRKPQLIIRINEQHQLIEQARAQQSALSTNYSEINTNTSADTATATDDSAEGDDDKPRGKRARSVKAKKDAPQDSPVESTLFDGDGNSEPKKSYDAPVSEAPVAEREPVAPRPEAPAQEGRQPRFEKQQRFQNNGNGNNGNGNGNSNNKQQEPAINLDFDNVIVNEGVLEIMPDGYGFLRSSDYNYLTSPDDIYVSQSQIKLFGLKTGDTVRGSIRPPKEGEKYFPLVRVEAINGRIPAEVRDRVPFDHLTPLFPQERLNLFTDPGNYSTRIMDLFSPIGKGQRGLIVAQPKTGKTMLLKDVANAIAKNHPEVYLIILLIDERPEEVTDMARSVRAEVISSTFDEPAERHVKIANIVLEKAKRMVECGHDVVILLDSITRLARAYNTVAPASGKILSGGVDANALHKPKRFFGAARNIEDGGSLTIIATALTETGSKMDEVIFEEFKGTGNMELQLDRKLSNKRIFPAIDLTASSTRRDDLLLDRDTLQRIWILRNHLADMNSQESMEFLQAQIRGTKTNEEFLISMNS from the coding sequence ATGTCGGATACAATTGAATTGAATGACAAACTCGTGTCTGAGTTACGCCTGATGGCAAAAAGTATGGGTATTAGCGAGGCTGACGAATTGCGTAAGCCACAGTTAATTATCCGTATTAACGAGCAGCATCAGCTTATAGAGCAAGCACGCGCCCAGCAAAGTGCTCTTTCTACTAATTACTCTGAAATTAACACAAACACCTCTGCTGATACTGCAACCGCAACGGACGACAGTGCAGAAGGCGATGACGATAAACCCCGTGGTAAAAGGGCCCGCAGCGTAAAAGCAAAAAAGGACGCTCCGCAGGATTCGCCTGTTGAGTCTACTTTGTTTGATGGTGATGGTAACTCTGAACCTAAAAAAAGCTATGATGCACCTGTAAGCGAAGCACCTGTTGCCGAACGCGAACCAGTTGCACCAAGACCCGAAGCCCCTGCACAGGAAGGCCGCCAGCCACGTTTTGAGAAACAACAACGTTTCCAGAACAATGGTAACGGTAATAATGGCAACGGAAACGGTAACAGCAACAACAAGCAGCAGGAACCTGCTATAAATCTTGATTTTGATAACGTTATTGTTAACGAAGGCGTTTTAGAAATTATGCCGGATGGTTACGGTTTCCTGCGTTCGTCTGACTATAACTACTTAACTTCTCCGGATGATATCTATGTTTCACAGTCGCAAATCAAACTTTTCGGCTTAAAAACTGGTGATACCGTTCGCGGAAGCATTCGCCCTCCGAAAGAAGGCGAAAAATATTTCCCTTTGGTACGTGTGGAAGCCATTAACGGCCGGATCCCTGCTGAAGTGCGTGACCGTGTACCATTCGACCACTTAACACCGCTTTTCCCGCAGGAAAGATTAAACCTGTTCACAGATCCGGGCAACTATTCAACCCGTATTATGGACCTGTTCTCTCCTATTGGTAAAGGCCAGCGTGGATTGATCGTGGCGCAACCTAAAACTGGTAAAACCATGTTATTAAAGGATGTGGCTAACGCGATTGCAAAGAACCACCCGGAGGTATACCTGATCATCCTGTTAATTGATGAGCGCCCTGAAGAGGTTACCGATATGGCCCGCAGCGTACGCGCCGAAGTAATTTCATCAACTTTTGATGAGCCTGCCGAACGCCACGTAAAAATTGCCAACATCGTTCTGGAAAAAGCAAAACGTATGGTAGAGTGCGGTCACGATGTGGTTATCCTATTGGATTCAATCACCCGTTTGGCACGTGCTTACAATACCGTTGCCCCGGCATCCGGTAAAATATTATCGGGTGGTGTTGATGCCAATGCATTGCACAAACCTAAGCGCTTTTTTGGTGCGGCCCGTAACATCGAAGATGGCGGTTCATTAACCATTATTGCTACTGCATTAACCGAAACAGGCTCTAAAATGGACGAGGTTATCTTTGAAGAATTTAAAGGTACCGGTAACATGGAGCTTCAACTGGATAGAAAATTATCTAACAAACGTATATTCCCGGCTATTGATCTTACTGCATCAAGCACCCGCCGCGATGATCTGTTACTCGATCGCGATACGCTGCAACGCATCTGGATTTTACGTAACCACCTGGCCGATATGAACTCTCAAGAATCAATGGAGTTTTTACAGGCACAGATCCGTGGTACAAAAACCAACGAAGAATTCCTGATTTCGATGAATTCATAA
- the pyrF gene encoding orotidine-5'-phosphate decarboxylase, whose protein sequence is MLSRHQLIDQIKRKKTFLCIGLDPDIEKIPAFLHQYADPVLEFNKRIIDATKDLCVAYKPNAAFYESKGIKGLQSLIDTYKYLPKECLSIIDAKRGDIGNTSDQYAQAFFNEEVTGMGFDAITITPYMGNDSVTPYLKYEGKWVIILALTSSVGSKDFQYLNTEHGHLYEAVIQKANTWAGADRIMYVVGATKSEEFTNIRKYAPDNFLLVPGVGAQGGSLEDVCKYGITKDCGLLVNSSRGIIYASNGEDFADAARAEALKLQVQMEEELEKASVI, encoded by the coding sequence ATGCTTTCCAGACACCAGCTTATCGATCAGATCAAACGTAAAAAAACATTTTTATGTATAGGTCTCGATCCCGATATCGAAAAAATTCCCGCTTTTTTACACCAATACGCCGATCCCGTCCTCGAATTCAACAAAAGGATAATTGATGCTACTAAAGATTTGTGTGTGGCTTATAAACCTAATGCAGCTTTCTACGAAAGTAAAGGCATAAAAGGTTTGCAAAGTTTAATAGATACCTACAAATATTTGCCCAAAGAGTGTCTCAGCATTATTGATGCCAAGCGCGGCGACATTGGAAACACCTCTGATCAGTACGCACAGGCCTTTTTTAATGAGGAAGTAACTGGCATGGGCTTCGATGCCATCACTATTACACCTTACATGGGTAACGATAGTGTTACACCATATTTAAAGTATGAGGGCAAATGGGTGATTATCCTGGCGCTAACTTCATCTGTTGGCAGTAAGGATTTTCAATACCTTAACACAGAGCATGGCCATTTATACGAAGCTGTAATTCAAAAAGCCAATACCTGGGCCGGTGCCGATAGGATTATGTACGTTGTAGGCGCAACCAAAAGCGAAGAATTTACCAACATCCGCAAATACGCACCCGATAACTTTTTACTGGTACCCGGCGTAGGCGCGCAAGGCGGCAGCCTGGAAGATGTGTGCAAATACGGCATCACCAAAGATTGCGGTCTGCTGGTTAACTCATCCCGCGGTATCATCTACGCCTCTAACGGTGAAGATTTTGCCGATGCTGCAAGGGCAGAAGCATTGAAATTGCAGGTGCAGATGGAGGAGGAGTTAGAGAAAGCTTCTGTTATTTAG
- a CDS encoding cation diffusion facilitator family transporter, with protein sequence MSSSKTPIYTALAANLGIAITKLAAALFTGSSAMVSEGIHSLVDTSNEVLLLLGISRSQKPADEKRPFGYGRELYFWSFVVSLLFFAMGGGFSIYEGIEHLRNPEQVKNPIWNYAVLAIAFIFDGLSFITAMKEFNRQRGTTPFWQAVRESKDPTTFVVLFEDAADVIGILIAFTGILIGQLLHNPYLDGIASVLIGLLLTAVAIVLVRESRSLLMGETPDAAELNEVVKIVESNPAVNKVVKHLSNYLAPEEVIIAIKVNFKRDISSQNVTKAIEQLRSDIQEKYPHYKQLFIEPAEL encoded by the coding sequence ATGTCCTCATCTAAAACTCCTATTTATACCGCCCTGGCGGCCAATCTGGGTATTGCCATTACTAAATTGGCTGCTGCGCTTTTTACGGGTAGCTCGGCAATGGTATCAGAAGGCATCCACTCCCTGGTTGATACCAGTAATGAAGTGCTGCTGCTACTGGGCATCAGCCGAAGCCAGAAACCCGCGGATGAGAAACGCCCTTTTGGTTATGGCAGGGAGCTTTATTTCTGGTCGTTTGTAGTGTCTCTGTTGTTTTTTGCGATGGGTGGCGGCTTTTCTATTTATGAAGGTATCGAACACTTAAGAAACCCCGAACAGGTTAAAAACCCAATTTGGAACTACGCGGTACTTGCTATTGCATTTATATTCGATGGCTTATCGTTCATCACCGCCATGAAAGAGTTTAACCGCCAACGCGGCACTACCCCATTCTGGCAAGCCGTACGCGAAAGTAAAGACCCAACAACCTTTGTAGTACTGTTTGAAGATGCAGCCGACGTAATCGGGATTCTGATAGCTTTTACAGGTATCCTAATCGGCCAGTTATTACACAATCCTTATCTGGATGGTATTGCATCTGTACTCATCGGCTTATTGCTTACCGCAGTAGCCATAGTACTTGTCCGCGAAAGCCGCAGTTTGCTAATGGGCGAAACACCCGATGCTGCAGAGTTGAATGAGGTTGTTAAAATTGTAGAAAGTAACCCGGCGGTTAATAAGGTTGTTAAGCACCTGTCTAATTACCTGGCACCCGAGGAGGTGATAATTGCCATTAAGGTGAATTTTAAGCGGGATATTAGTAGCCAGAATGTGACTAAGGCGATTGAGCAATTAAGAAGTGATATACAAGAAAAATATCCGCATTATAAGCAGTTGTTTATAGAACCGGCTGAGTTATAA